Proteins co-encoded in one Candidatus Nitrosacidococcus tergens genomic window:
- the secE gene encoding preprotein translocase subunit SecE, translating to MTDTAKFIFAFLLLTLTIGMFYYFSNQPISLRIVILLIGFIASLVAVVNTDRGQSVVGIMRDTQIEFRKIVWPGRQETTQTTLIVLLMVITVASILWLFDSLLMWAVRLLTGQGA from the coding sequence ATGACTGATACTGCTAAATTTATATTTGCGTTTCTATTACTAACCCTAACTATAGGGATGTTCTATTATTTTAGCAATCAGCCTATTTCTCTACGTATAGTAATATTGCTTATTGGTTTTATCGCATCCTTAGTGGCAGTAGTAAACACGGATCGTGGGCAATCAGTGGTAGGGATTATGCGGGACACCCAAATAGAATTCCGTAAAATTGTTTGGCCCGGGAGGCAAGAGACAACTCAGACCACTTTGATTGTGCTACTCATGGTAATTACTGTAGCAAGCATACTGTGGTTATTCGATTCATTACTTATGTGGGCTGTTCGATTATTAACTGGGCAGGGAGCATAG
- the rplJ gene encoding 50S ribosomal protein L10, with protein sequence MSLNLEAKQTIVTEIANVASQAHSIVTAEYRGLTVSEITKIRVVARQENVYLRVIRNTLVARALAGTDFECINSELKGPLIFAFSLEEPSAAARVIRDFNKEYDRLKVKSGALRGKLLPSEAINSLADMPTKDQAIAMLMGILEAPISKLVRTLAEPVAKLARVTAAVREQKKE encoded by the coding sequence TTGAGTCTTAATTTGGAAGCAAAGCAGACAATCGTTACTGAAATTGCAAATGTTGCCTCCCAAGCTCATTCTATAGTTACGGCCGAGTACCGCGGGCTAACAGTTTCTGAGATAACAAAAATAAGAGTAGTGGCTCGCCAAGAAAATGTTTATTTACGGGTGATACGCAATACTTTAGTAGCTCGGGCTTTAGCAGGGACTGATTTTGAATGTATAAATTCAGAGCTAAAAGGTCCCTTAATATTTGCGTTTTCACTTGAAGAGCCTAGTGCCGCTGCTCGGGTAATACGAGATTTTAACAAAGAGTACGATCGATTAAAAGTAAAATCAGGCGCTCTTAGAGGAAAATTATTACCTTCTGAGGCTATTAATTCTCTAGCAGATATGCCTACTAAGGATCAGGCAATTGCTATGTTAATGGGGATTTTAGAGGCACCAATTAGCAAATTGGTTCGTACGTTAGCTGAACCAGTAGCAAAATTAGCACGTGTTACTGCTGCTGTTCGAGAACAGAAAAAAGAATAA
- the nusG gene encoding transcription termination/antitermination protein NusG, whose product MSNNHKQWYVIHVFSGLEQQVKKMLQERIARYNMQERFGEILVPTEEVIEIREGKKRKSERKFFPGYILTHMEMDDETWHLVKSTPKILGFIGGSGDKPVPIMDSEAQKILNQIQEMAAQPKPKIPFQPGEVVRVINGPFADFNGVVEEVNYEKSKLRVAVLIFGRSTPVELEFRQVEKNSTNS is encoded by the coding sequence GTGTCTAATAACCATAAACAGTGGTACGTAATACATGTATTCTCTGGACTAGAACAGCAGGTAAAAAAAATGCTTCAGGAGCGTATTGCTCGTTATAATATGCAGGAGAGATTTGGGGAAATTTTAGTACCTACTGAAGAGGTTATAGAAATAAGAGAGGGGAAAAAAAGGAAGAGTGAACGTAAATTTTTCCCTGGATATATTCTGACACATATGGAAATGGATGATGAAACTTGGCACTTAGTAAAGAGCACTCCAAAAATATTAGGGTTTATTGGAGGATCTGGTGACAAGCCAGTACCTATTATGGATTCTGAGGCTCAGAAAATTTTGAACCAAATACAGGAAATGGCTGCTCAACCTAAACCAAAAATTCCATTCCAGCCAGGAGAAGTAGTACGTGTTATTAATGGTCCCTTTGCAGATTTTAATGGTGTAGTTGAAGAAGTGAATTACGAAAAAAGCAAATTACGAGTTGCTGTGTTAATATTTGGTAGATCAACTCCAGTTGAGCTTGAATTCAGGCAGGTTGAGAAGAATAGTACTAATAGTTAA
- the rplA gene encoding 50S ribosomal protein L1 produces the protein MAKIGKRLKEINTLVDSGKFYSVDDALSLLKENSKVKFEESIDTAIILGVDPRKSDQVVRGATVLPHGTGKIVKVGVFTQGANVDIAKESGADAVGLEDLAETIKSGQIPFNVIIASPDAMRIVGQLGTILGPRGLMPNPKVGTVTSDIADAIIKAKSGQVRYRTDKAGIIHCSIGKVSFDVDSLKANLKVLIEDLMKLKPSSSKGIYLKKLALSTTMGPGLAIDQSSL, from the coding sequence ATGGCTAAGATAGGTAAAAGGTTAAAAGAGATTAATACATTAGTAGATTCCGGAAAGTTTTACTCAGTAGATGATGCACTAAGCCTGCTTAAAGAAAATTCTAAAGTAAAATTTGAAGAATCTATAGATACAGCTATTATTCTTGGTGTAGATCCAAGAAAATCAGATCAAGTAGTTCGTGGTGCAACTGTACTTCCTCACGGAACTGGAAAAATAGTAAAAGTGGGCGTATTTACCCAAGGAGCTAATGTTGATATAGCAAAAGAATCTGGTGCGGATGCAGTTGGGCTTGAAGATTTAGCAGAAACAATTAAATCAGGTCAAATACCTTTTAATGTTATTATTGCATCTCCAGATGCAATGCGCATAGTAGGTCAACTAGGTACTATCTTAGGACCTCGAGGGTTAATGCCAAACCCAAAAGTAGGAACAGTTACTAGCGATATAGCTGATGCAATTATAAAAGCTAAATCTGGTCAAGTTCGTTATAGAACTGATAAAGCAGGAATTATACATTGCTCAATAGGTAAAGTATCGTTTGATGTGGACTCGCTCAAAGCTAATTTAAAGGTTTTGATTGAAGATTTAATGAAATTAAAGCCATCTTCTTCTAAAGGAATTTATTTAAAGAAATTAGCTTTATCAACGACTATGGGGCCGGGATTAGCTATAGATCAAAGTAGTTTATAA
- the rplL gene encoding 50S ribosomal protein L7/L12, giving the protein MAVAKEEILETIANMTVMDVVELIEAMEEKFGVSAAAPVAVAAPVGSGIEAKAEEKTEFDVVLANFGSNKVQVIKVIRAITGLGLKEAKDMVEGAPSIVKEGSSKEEAENIKKQLEEAGATIEIK; this is encoded by the coding sequence ATGGCTGTAGCAAAAGAAGAAATTTTAGAAACAATTGCGAACATGACTGTCATGGATGTAGTCGAGTTAATAGAAGCAATGGAGGAAAAGTTTGGAGTAAGTGCTGCTGCACCAGTTGCAGTGGCTGCACCTGTAGGATCAGGGATAGAAGCTAAGGCCGAAGAGAAAACAGAGTTTGATGTAGTTTTGGCTAACTTCGGTTCAAATAAAGTACAGGTTATTAAAGTGATACGTGCCATTACTGGTTTAGGCCTTAAAGAGGCTAAAGATATGGTGGAGGGTGCTCCTTCTATAGTTAAAGAAGGATCTTCCAAAGAAGAGGCAGAAAATATTAAAAAACAGCTTGAAGAAGCTGGCGCTACTATCGAAATCAAATAA
- the rplK gene encoding 50S ribosomal protein L11 — translation MAKKIEAYIKLQVRAGQANPSPPVGPALGQKGVNIMEFCKTFNAQTQGLEQGMPIPVVITVYSDRSFTFITKTPPVSVLLKKAAGVNSGSSRPNSDKVGKVNLSQIEEIARTKMPDLTAANQEAAIRTVAGSARSMGLEVEGT, via the coding sequence ATGGCAAAAAAAATAGAAGCTTACATTAAATTACAGGTTCGTGCTGGTCAAGCAAATCCAAGCCCACCAGTGGGACCTGCTCTAGGGCAGAAAGGCGTTAATATTATGGAATTTTGTAAAACATTTAACGCTCAAACCCAAGGATTAGAGCAAGGAATGCCTATTCCCGTAGTTATTACAGTATATTCTGATCGTAGCTTTACTTTTATAACTAAAACCCCTCCTGTATCTGTACTCCTAAAAAAGGCAGCGGGAGTAAATTCTGGGAGTAGCCGTCCTAATAGTGATAAGGTTGGTAAAGTGAATTTATCACAGATAGAAGAAATCGCTAGAACTAAAATGCCTGATTTAACTGCGGCCAACCAAGAGGCAGCTATTCGAACAGTAGCAGGAAGTGCTCGTAGTATGGGATTAGAGGTAGAGGGTACCTAG
- the rpoB gene encoding DNA-directed RNA polymerase subunit beta: MSYSLTEKKRIRKDFSKLYSILDIPNLLATQINSFSDFLQKDISPEKRDNKGLHAVFESIFPIKSYTGYAELHYVSYSLGSPLFNIRECYTRGLTYAAPLRVNLRLVLYDKEVSANEQIVKDIKEQEVYMGEIPMMTPKGNFVINGTERVIVSQLHRSPGIVFEHDKGKTHSSGKLLFSARIIPYRGSWLDFEFDLKDCLYARIDRRRKLLITILLRALGYSTEEILALFFEVIAVHHQNSSYTLDLVPQKLRGETFSFDIKDQSGRVVVEADRRITSLHIKKIEKAKINVLTIPESAREFLTGKTLAQDIIDSDTGEILAKANNKITIELLDTINSANISHFHLIYTNDLDQGSFISDTLQLDYTNSALEAQIEIYRMMRPGEPPTKEAAQNLFQNLFFNPERYDLSAVGRMKFNRHLGRESTTGSGTLSKEDIVDVIKALIKIRNGLGSVDDIDHLGNRRIRSVGEMAENQFRIGLIRVERVVRERLGLAESEGLTPQELINAKPVSAAIKEFFGSNQLSQFMDQNNPLSEITHKRRISALGPGGLTRERAGFEVRDVHPTHYGRVCPIETPEGPNIGLISSLSIYARTNQYGFIETPYRKVIERKVTEEIDYLSAIEEGEYVIAQANATISERGDLSDTLVSCRYKNEFTLLPPEKVQYIDISPKQIVSAAASLIPFLEHDDANRALMGSNMQRQAVPTLKSEAPLVGTGMERVVARDSGVMINANRAGTVDFVDSTRIVVRVNTQKSNLDQQQGVDIYNLTKYARSNQNTCINQRPLVKPGDIVNTGDVLADGPSTNMGELALGQNLLVAFMPWNGYNFEDSILISEKVVEEDRFTSIHIEELICLARDTKLGTEEISSDIPNVSEAALSKLDEVGIVYIGAEVSPGDILVGKITPKGETQLTPEEKLLRAIFGEKASEVKDTSLRVPSGIHGTVIGVQVFTRDGVEKDARVLSIEEMELAKIKKDLEDEFRIIEADIYQRLEQILLGKTVKKEIGTLLSGIKITVDNLKTLPKKQWVDIKLNDEESNHQIKSTLTQLKELRSITDKNLEQQRIKLISGHDLPPGVQKMVKVSLAVKRRAQPGDKVAGRHGNKGVISTIVPIEDMPYMADGTPIDMVLNPLGVPSRMNIGQILEAHLGWAAKELGKKIKDMLDLEKLDILKLRSFLEQIYNTGGKKEDINSLNDQELIELAYNLSDGVPMGTPVFDGASEEDIKNMLKLAGLPTSGQTTLYDGRTGEAFTRPITVGYMHMLKLNHLVDDKMHARSTGPYSLVTQQPLGGKAQFGGQRFGEMEVWALESYGAAYTLQEMLTIKSDDMSGRTKIYKNIVDDNYQMEANIPESFNVLVKEVHALGIDIELKRKSKGIP; encoded by the coding sequence ATGTCTTACTCACTAACTGAGAAGAAACGCATTCGCAAGGATTTTAGTAAACTCTATAGTATATTAGATATTCCTAACCTACTAGCAACACAAATTAACTCTTTTTCAGATTTCTTACAAAAGGATATATCTCCAGAGAAAAGAGATAACAAGGGTTTGCATGCTGTATTCGAAAGTATATTTCCAATTAAAAGCTATACTGGGTATGCTGAATTACATTATGTCAGTTATTCTCTTGGATCTCCGCTTTTTAATATTAGAGAGTGTTATACTCGTGGATTAACCTATGCGGCACCATTACGAGTTAATTTACGCCTTGTTCTTTATGATAAGGAAGTTTCTGCAAATGAGCAAATAGTTAAAGATATAAAAGAGCAAGAAGTTTACATGGGTGAAATACCCATGATGACACCAAAAGGTAATTTTGTCATTAATGGAACTGAGCGGGTTATTGTTTCTCAATTACACCGTTCACCTGGGATTGTATTTGAGCATGATAAAGGAAAAACTCATTCTTCTGGAAAATTGCTTTTTTCAGCTAGAATAATTCCTTACCGTGGTTCTTGGCTAGATTTTGAATTTGATCTAAAAGATTGCCTATACGCTCGTATAGATCGTAGGCGTAAATTATTAATCACAATATTGTTACGGGCACTTGGCTATAGTACTGAAGAAATACTTGCTTTATTTTTTGAGGTAATTGCTGTTCATCATCAAAATTCAAGCTATACATTGGATTTAGTACCTCAAAAACTTCGAGGAGAGACTTTTTCTTTTGATATTAAAGATCAGAGCGGAAGAGTAGTTGTCGAAGCTGATCGGAGAATTACATCATTACATATTAAAAAAATAGAAAAAGCAAAAATAAACGTATTAACTATCCCCGAATCTGCTAGAGAATTTTTAACAGGAAAGACGCTGGCTCAAGATATCATCGACTCAGATACTGGAGAAATTTTAGCTAAAGCAAATAATAAAATTACGATTGAATTATTAGACACTATAAACAGTGCCAATATTTCGCATTTTCACCTTATTTATACCAATGATCTAGATCAAGGTTCATTTATTTCAGATACGCTACAACTAGATTACACTAACTCAGCTCTAGAGGCGCAGATAGAAATCTATCGAATGATGCGGCCTGGAGAACCTCCTACAAAAGAAGCGGCTCAAAATCTTTTTCAGAATTTATTTTTTAATCCTGAACGTTATGATCTCTCTGCAGTGGGGCGAATGAAATTCAACCGCCATCTTGGAAGAGAGAGTACTACTGGTTCTGGAACATTATCAAAAGAAGATATTGTTGATGTTATTAAAGCACTTATCAAAATTCGTAATGGATTGGGAAGTGTAGATGATATTGATCATTTGGGTAATCGCAGGATACGTAGTGTTGGTGAAATGGCTGAAAATCAGTTTCGTATTGGTTTAATACGTGTAGAGCGAGTAGTAAGAGAACGGTTGGGTCTTGCTGAATCAGAGGGGTTAACGCCTCAAGAGTTGATTAATGCGAAACCAGTATCTGCAGCAATTAAGGAATTTTTTGGTTCAAATCAGCTTTCACAGTTTATGGATCAAAATAACCCTTTATCAGAGATAACACATAAGCGAAGAATATCGGCTCTAGGACCAGGCGGACTTACTAGAGAGAGAGCAGGGTTTGAAGTACGTGATGTGCACCCTACTCATTATGGTCGAGTGTGCCCTATTGAAACACCGGAAGGTCCAAATATTGGTTTAATTAGTTCTTTATCGATTTATGCTAGAACTAATCAGTATGGGTTTATAGAAACACCATATCGAAAAGTTATAGAAAGGAAAGTAACTGAAGAAATTGATTACTTGTCAGCAATTGAAGAGGGAGAATATGTTATTGCTCAAGCTAATGCCACTATTAGTGAAAGAGGTGATCTATCAGATACGTTAGTATCTTGCCGATATAAAAACGAATTTACTCTTTTACCACCAGAGAAAGTTCAATATATTGATATCTCTCCAAAGCAAATAGTATCTGCAGCGGCATCTTTAATTCCTTTTTTGGAACATGATGATGCAAATCGAGCCTTAATGGGTTCTAATATGCAGCGCCAAGCAGTCCCTACTTTAAAATCAGAAGCACCTCTAGTAGGCACAGGAATGGAGCGAGTAGTAGCGCGAGATTCAGGTGTGATGATTAACGCTAATCGTGCGGGCACTGTGGATTTTGTTGATTCTACAAGGATTGTGGTAAGAGTAAATACCCAAAAATCGAACTTAGATCAACAGCAAGGTGTAGATATTTATAACCTTACCAAATATGCTCGTTCTAATCAAAATACCTGTATTAATCAGAGACCCTTAGTTAAACCAGGCGATATAGTAAATACAGGGGACGTTTTAGCGGATGGTCCTTCAACAAATATGGGTGAGCTTGCATTAGGACAAAACTTACTTGTAGCTTTTATGCCATGGAATGGGTACAACTTTGAAGATTCGATTCTTATTTCAGAGAAAGTGGTAGAAGAGGACAGGTTTACTTCAATTCACATAGAGGAGCTTATTTGTTTAGCTCGAGACACTAAATTAGGTACAGAAGAAATTAGTAGTGATATACCTAATGTAAGCGAGGCAGCTTTATCTAAATTAGATGAAGTAGGCATTGTATATATAGGTGCAGAAGTAAGTCCTGGTGATATTTTAGTAGGTAAAATAACTCCGAAAGGAGAAACACAACTTACACCTGAAGAAAAACTATTACGTGCTATTTTTGGTGAGAAAGCTTCTGAAGTAAAAGATACCTCTTTACGTGTACCTTCTGGAATACATGGTACGGTTATTGGTGTTCAAGTATTCACACGCGATGGTGTAGAAAAAGATGCCAGAGTATTATCCATTGAAGAAATGGAGCTTGCTAAAATAAAAAAAGATCTAGAAGATGAGTTTCGAATTATAGAAGCTGATATTTATCAACGCTTGGAGCAAATCTTACTAGGGAAAACTGTCAAAAAAGAGATAGGTACTCTATTATCAGGAATAAAAATTACTGTAGATAATCTTAAAACTTTACCCAAAAAGCAATGGGTTGATATCAAATTAAACGATGAAGAATCTAATCACCAAATTAAATCGACCTTAACTCAATTAAAGGAATTAAGATCCATAACAGATAAGAATTTAGAGCAACAGCGTATTAAACTGATTTCTGGGCATGATTTACCTCCAGGAGTACAAAAAATGGTCAAAGTGTCTCTAGCTGTGAAACGCCGTGCTCAGCCAGGTGATAAAGTAGCGGGTCGCCACGGAAACAAAGGGGTGATCTCAACTATTGTGCCAATAGAGGATATGCCTTATATGGCAGATGGTACTCCTATAGATATGGTACTTAATCCTTTAGGGGTTCCTTCTAGAATGAATATTGGACAAATTCTAGAAGCCCATTTAGGGTGGGCTGCTAAAGAGCTTGGTAAAAAAATTAAAGATATGCTTGATCTAGAGAAATTAGATATATTAAAACTCCGTAGTTTTTTAGAGCAAATTTATAATACTGGTGGTAAAAAAGAGGATATAAATTCTTTAAACGATCAAGAGCTTATAGAGTTAGCATATAACTTATCCGATGGTGTCCCTATGGGAACTCCAGTATTTGATGGGGCTTCTGAAGAAGATATTAAAAATATGTTAAAACTAGCTGGACTGCCCACAAGTGGACAGACTACTCTCTATGATGGACGAACAGGAGAGGCTTTCACGCGCCCAATTACTGTAGGGTATATGCATATGCTAAAACTAAATCATTTAGTTGATGATAAGATGCATGCTAGATCAACAGGCCCTTATAGTTTAGTTACTCAGCAGCCTTTAGGTGGGAAAGCCCAATTTGGTGGGCAACGGTTTGGAGAAATGGAAGTTTGGGCGCTTGAATCCTATGGAGCTGCATACACTCTGCAGGAGATGCTTACTATAAAATCAGATGATATGAGCGGGCGTACTAAAATTTATAAAAATATTGTAGATGATAATTATCAGATGGAGGCAAATATACCAGAATCCTTTAATGTACTTGTAAAGGAAGTGCATGCTTTAGGAATTGATATTGAATTAAAACGTAAAAGTAAAGGAATACCATAA